Below is a genomic region from Gemmatimonadaceae bacterium.
CGTCGCCGGGCGCGAGACGTCTGCGCTGCGTCTTCTCCGTGAAGCGAGGCGGCAGGGGCTCGAGGCCGTATTCATCGGCGGCGACGGTTGGCAGAGCATCGTGTCCGACACGGCGGCGTCGAACGGCGCCTACGTCGGTACGTCGTTCAACGCCGAGGACCCGAGTCCCGAGGTTCAGCGGTTCGTGAAGGCTTTCCGCGGGAAATACCAGACGAAACCTGACGCATTCGCCGCGCTCGCCTACGACGCGACCCAGCTGATCGCCCAGGCCCTGGCGAAGAAAGGCGCGAACCGGGCGGGCGTACGCGACTATCTGGCGTCCCTCAACTCGGCCAACGCGTTCGACGGGGTGACTGGACCGATCTATTTCAATAGCAGCGGAGATCCCATAGGGATGGGATTCCATGTCGCACAGGTGGTCTCGGGGACGCTCACGTCGAGCGGCTCCCGCATTGCGGCGGTCGTTCCTGTTCCTCCAGCGCAGGCGCATCCATGACCAGCCGCTTCAATCCGACCCAGACGATCCGCCGCACGCTCGGGCTCGGATTCGCGCTCCTCATCCTCCTGCTTCTTCAGGCGGGATTCGTGGGCTGGGCGTCCATCTCCAATCTTTCCGATGAAGTCGGCGTGACATTCCGTCATGCCAACGACGTCACGCAACAGTCCGCGCGGTTCTCGCACGTCATAACGCAGGAAGTGCAGGCGGCGACAACGTATCTCTCCGACGCCGACCCGGTATCGGAGGCGGATTTCCGCCGTCTTGGCCTCGAAGCCCACAAGCTTCACCGCTCGTTCACCTCGCAGCGCACGGAGCTGGCGGGCGAAGTGGCCAACACGATCGCGGTGGACGGCCGTCTCGCCGAAGTGGAGAACGCTTTCGCGATCGCGCATCGTCTGAGTGATCTCGGACGTACCGAAGAGGCGCGGGACCAGACGCGGGTCGCCCGGCGGCTCGTCGGACAGCTGCTGGTGGAGCTCCAGCGCGTAGACAAGGCGAACAATCTCGCCTTCATTCGCGCCTCGGACGCGCTGAACGAGCACGCGATCAAGCGCTCGGCGCTTCTTATCTCGGTGATCGGCTTCGCGCTGCTGCTCGCATTCATCATCGTGATACGCACATCGCGGGAGATAGGGCGCCCGCTTCGGGCCCTCGTTCGTCACGCCTTGCAGCTGAGCCGTGGCAATCTGCTCAATCGGACGCCGACACCGGGCATGCCCGGCGAATTCCGCATGCTCGCGGACGCGATGAACCACGCCAGTGAATCGCTGTCGCGCGTCGTGTCCGGCGCGGCTCATACCGCCGATGACGTCGCGCGCTCCGCGGGCGATCTCGCATCGGCGTCAAAGCAGATCGCCGATTCAGCCGGACAGGTCGCGGAGGCGGTCGGCGAGGTCTCTCTCGGCGCCGAGTCGCAGGTGCAGCAGCTGAAGAGCGTAAACGACACGCTCGACGGCATTCGCGCCCGGGCCGACGGAATGGTCGCGGGAGCGGGCGAAGTTCATGCCCTCGCGGGGGCGATCGAATCGGAGGCCGAATCGAAGCGGTCGGAAGTCGAACGGGCGCTGCAGATTCTTCTCGACGTGAGGAACGTGGTGCAGAAGGCGGCGGCGGAAGTGAGCGGCCTCACCGCGACGGCGGCCGAGATCAATGGATTCGTCGTCTCGGTCAGTCGGATCGCCGAGCAGACGAACCTCCTGGCTCTGAACGCATCAATCGAAGCGGCACGCGCCGGCCCGGCCGGACGCGGCTTCGCGGTCGTTGCCGCGGAAGTCGCGAAGCTCGCCGACCAGACGCAGACCGCCGCCGACGACGTCGTGCGCCTGACAGAAGCGGTGGCGACGCGGGTGACGACGACTTCGCGCGCGATGGAAGGCAGCGCATCTCATGTCGTCGAGATCGAGCGCGTCGCCCGCGAGCTGAGCGGTGCACTCGCGACAATCGTCGCCGCCGCTGAGCGGACGAGGCACAGCGCCGCCGCGGTGTCGTCGGCCGCCGAGGAGAACGTACGAGCCGTCGAGGGCGTGGTGGAGAACCTGACTCTGGTAGCGAAGACCGCCGAGAGTCACGCCGCGGCAGCGATGCAGGTTAGCGCGTCAACAGAGGAGCAGAGCGCCGCGTGCGAGCAGATGACGAGCGCATCGACTCAGCTCCTGGTCGGGAGCAGGCAGCTCAAGTCACTGGTCGGCGAGCTTCGCACCGCGGCCGCCTGACTGACCGTTACCCGTTGCCCGTTACCCGTTGCCCGTTACCCGCTACCCGCTACCCGTTGTCTTGAGCCATTCCGAAATCTCTCCCTCGGGTGAGATGAACGTCTACTGCACACAGGCGGCGGCCGGATCTCCGACAGGCTTGTCCACCTTCGGACGGTGATCGAGGTTCGCGACGCGCACGGCAATGTCGCGGACGAAGTCGGCCACACGCGTCATATGGTCGTAGTCTATGTACTGCGGCTCGTCCGTTAACTGATGGTAGTCCGGGTGCAGGCCCGTCGTGAAGAAAGCGATCGGGATGCCGTACCGGGCATACATGTAGTGGTCGCTACGGCAGTAGATGCGCTCGGGGTGCCCGTTGGCATCGAACTGGTAATCGAATTTGAACGGCCTCGGGCTCGCCGAGTTCGCCTGCTCGACGATGTCGCCGAGCTCGGTGGACACGCGGCGCGAGCCGACGATCTGCAGATAGTCGGGGCCGCCGCCGGCGATGTCAGCGGCGCTTCCGCGTCCCACCATGTCCATGTTGAGCTGGGCGACTATCTGATCCCGCGGAACGGTCGGATGGTCGGTGAACCACTTCGACCCGAGCAGACCCTTCTCCTCGCCCGTGTGCCATACGAAGATGACCGATCGCTTCGGCTTGACCGGCGCGGAAGCAAGCGCCTCGGCGATCTCCAGCACTGTCACAGTGCCTGATCCATCGTCGTCGGCACCGTTGCTGATCGAGTCGAGACGTGTCGGACGAATCCTGCGAAGACTGTCCACGTTGATGTGGATCACCGCGCGAAGCGAATCGCGGAGCGCGCGCTTGCTTCTGTCCCAGACCGGCGCGCCGAGCCGCGTGAGCTCGATGTTGTAGGCGCGCAGCGAATCGTGATCCACTGCCGTCGTGCGGGTGCCGATGTGATCGTTGTGCGCTCCAATGGCGACGTATTCGTTGCGGAGCACTGGATCACTCCCTCGCAGGATGGCGATTACGTTTCTCGCCGTGCCCGGCGGGGCGTCGCCCGCGAAACGCGCTGACGTGGACTGCATGTCCTGGAAATACGTCCCGTTCTCACCACCGGGCTCGAGCCCCATCCGCGCCACTTCGGCGGCGATGTACGTCGTGGCTTTCTGGTTTCCGATCGTCCCCGTCTCGCGACCCATCATCGAGTCGTCGGCGTAAGTGTAAAGGCGCGTCCGGAGATCGCCAACGGTGATTCCCGGAGAAGTCCCACGTGGTGAGGGCGAGCTGCGCACAACCTGCTGGGCGCACGCGGTGACTGCCGCTGCCGCGGCGATGAACGACATGGTGCGCAGTGTTTCCGAACGTTTCACTTCTCTTCTCCCTTTGACGTTTATCTTAAAGATCATGGACCGGAAAAAAGCCGTCCTCCTGCTTAGCGGCGGCCTCGATTCGACGACGCTCCTGGCGCTTGCCACGAGCGAAGGTTACGCGGTGCATGCTCTCAGCTTCCGTTACGGCCAGCGTCACTCCGCCGAGATCATGGCAGCGCGAAAGATTGCCGCCCGCCATGGCGCAGTCCAGCACGTCGTCACCGAGATAGACCTTCGGGCCATCGGAGGATCCGCGCTGACATCCGATATTGACGTCCCGAGGGACCGGCCAATTGACGGAGTCGCCGAGATTCCCATCACCTACGTGCCGGCGCGGAACACGATCTTTCTTTCGTTCGCTCTGGCATGGGCCGAGGTGCTCGGCGCAGCCGACATATTCATCGGAGTCAACGCGCTGGACTACAGTGGCTACCCCGACTGCCGCCCCGAGTTCATCGAGGCGTTCGAGCGGATGGCACGCCTCGCGACGCGCGCCGGAGTTGAGGCGGAGGACGGCGTGCCGTGGATCAGCATCCGCACTCCGCTGATAGACATGTCGAAGAAGGAGATCATCGAGCTTGGGCTGCGGCTTGGCGTGGATTATTCGCTTACCACCAGTTGCTACGATCCGTCGGCGAGTGGCGAAGCGTGCGGCCATTGCGACGCCTGCCAGCTCCGCCTCCGCGGCTTCGAAGAGGCTGGCGCCGTGGATCCTGTGCGATACGCAGGCGCAAACGGGGTGAAGAAGTGAGCTACACGGTGAAGGAGATTTTCTACACTCTCCAGGGCGAGGGCGCGAACGCCGGGAAGGCCACCGTCTTCTGCCGGTTCAGCGGATGCAATCTGTGGACGGGACGCGAGGAGGATCGCTCGCGGGCAGTGTGCAACTTCTGCGACACCGATTTCGTCGGCGTCGGCCCTGACGGCGGGAGATTCACCACGCCGGAATCGCTTGCCGCTGCGATCGCCAACGCGTGGCGAGGCGAAGACATGCCGGTCGCGCGGCTCGTCGTGTGCACCGGGGGCGAACCGCTTCTGCAGATGGACGAGCCGTTCATCGCCGCGGTACACAACGCCGGCTTCACGATTGCCATCGAGACGAACGGAACAATGCACGCGCCGCGCGGCATTGACTGGATCTGCGTGAGCCCGAAAGCCGGCGCGTCTCTCGTGCAGAATACCGGCGACGAGCTGAAGCTCGTCTTTCCGCAGCCCGCCGCGATGCCCGAGGAGTTCGAGGCGCTCGACTTCGATCATTTCTTCCTCCAGCCGATGGACGGCCCGGCCGTCGCCGAGAACACGCGCCTCGCGATCGAGTACTGCATGCGGCATCCGCGTTGGCGGCTGAGCCTTCAGACCCACAAGCAGCTCGGTATCCGCTGACTTCTCCGTCCCTATGAACGTGGGCCTCCTTGCGTGCTGCGCGGGTGCTGTCGTGTCAACATTCTCCGTCACGGCGATGGCGCAGGAGACGGCGCCTGTCCGTCTCGACACGGTCGTGGTCACCGTGGATCGAGGGCCGGGGCGTTCCGTGCTCACCTCTCCCTTCGCGCTCTCCGTCGTCCGTCCCGACAGCTCGCGCCCGGGGCAGCGTCACACTTCGATTGACGAATCGCTGACGCTCGTCCCGGGACTCCTGGCTGTCAATCGCAACAATCCGGCTCAGGATCCGCGAATCTCGATCAGAGGATTCGGCGCGCGATCGGCGTTCGGCGTGCGCGGCGTGCGCGTCCTGCGTGACGGCATGCCGCGCGCGGGAGGAATTACGAGCCCGCGGCGGGGCGCAACGCGTACGTGGGAATCTCGATTCGCGCCCAGCGGTAGCGACGAGCTGAGGCGGACCCGCGGCCTCAGCCAAGCGCTTCGAGGTACTTGATGCCGGCGCCGGTGTTGAACAGCACCACGCGCTCGTCCACACCGACCTTATTCGCGCCGAGAAGCTTTCGCAGCGCCGGCAGGCACGCGCCTCCCTCGGGGGCGACGAACAATCCTTCGGCGGCTCCGATCTCCCGCACCGCCGCGATCAGTTCCGCGTCGCTCACCGCGACTGCCGCGCCCTGCGATTCACGAATCGCGTCGAGAATGAGGAAATCCCCGATCGCCTTCGGCACCCGCAGTCCGGACGCCACGGTCCTGGCATCCGGGAACATCGGGGCGAATCGCTCTCCGGCCTCGAACGCCTTCACGATCGGCGCGCAGCCTTCGGACTGGACCGTGATCATGCGGGGACGGTCGGCGCTTATCCAACCCATCTCTTCCATCTCGTCGAACGCCTTCCACATCCCGATGAGGCCGGTGCCTCCTCCTGTCGGATAGACGATCACGTCGGGCAGTGTCCAGTCGAAGAACTCCGCGAGCTCGTAGCCGAGTGTCTTCTTTCCTTCGACGCGATATGGCTCCTTGAGAGTGGACATATCGAACCAGCCTTCTGCATCCTTGCGCTTCGCCACTTCCGCGCCGCAATCCGTGATGAGTCCATCCACCAGCGTAACGTGCGCACCGACCTGCTCGCATTCCACGACGTTGGCCCGCGGAGTGTCGCGGGGCATGAAGATGTGCGCCTCCATTCCGGCCCTTGCGGCGTACGCGGCCAGCGCACCGCCCGCGTTTCCCGCGGATGGAGCGGCCACCTTCGTCACGCCAAGCTCCTTCGCCATGGACACCGCGGCGGACATACCGCGCGCCTTGAAGCTCTGCGTCGGATTCAGCGACTCGTCCTTGATGTACAGCTCGTTCATGCCGAGCGCGCTGCCCAGCCGCACCGCGTGAAGCATCGGAGTCCAGCCTTCTCCAAGCGAGACGATGTTCGCGTCGGAGGCGACCGGCATCACTTCGCGGTAGCGCCACATGTCGCTGCGTCGGGTCCTGAGCGAGTTGCGCGTCAGCGAGCGCTGGGCTTCCTCCAGGTCATAGCGGACGAGCAGCGGTTTCCCGCACTTCTCGCAGACGTTGTACAGCCGGGCAGGCTCGTACCGGGTTGCGCACGCGGCGCACTCGAGATGGGTGACGTTGGTCATAGGCAGGGCTAAGTTAAGCGAACCATCCTCCATTCGCTTCAGCCCCGCGACGACGCAATCTCGCCTCTCATGATCGATTCGATCCGGCTCGTACTCGTGACGCTCGGCATCGCCGTGCTGACGCTCCTACTCGACCGCAGGGCGCGAAAGTAGTGTACGCGGGCCACATCGGTGTCGCACTTGGCGCGAATGGAATCAGGAGAACGATTCCGCTCTGGCTTCTCGTTCTCGCCAGCCAGCTGCCCGACTGGAGCGACGCCACACTCTGTATCGCCGGCGTGCGCCCCTCTGTGCCGGGCATGTTGTCCCATTCTCTCCCCGCCGTGGCAATCCTCGCGGCCGCGATCGCGCTCGCATTCTACGCCAGGGAGCGCGACACTGCGGGAGCGATGCTCGTCCTGGCTGTCGTTCTGTCGCATGCCGGCGGCGATTATCTCACCGGGATCAAGCCCACCTGGCCCGGCGGGCCGATGATCGGGCTCGAGCTCTACGGTCGGCCAATGATGGACTTCGCTGTCGAATCCGTCGTGATCGTGGCGGGGTGGCTTCTTTACCGGAGGTCCTTCCCCGAAGACCGGCGTGGAACGAGGGCGATGATGGCGATCCCCGTCGCACTCATGGCGGTTCAGCTCGCCGCCGATATTGTATTCACGCTGACACCCGGGCTGAAAAAATGCTAAGGATCCCTGGTGGCCCATTCCCGCACGGCAGCACCACCTCTACTCCCGAGAATCCGTTGACTGATACGGTCCCGTCACGCGAGGAGGCGCTCGCAATCGTACACGAGTACACGGCGAGCGATTCGCTGCGCAAGCACATGCTGTCGGTGGAAGCCGCCATGCGCGCCTACGCCGCGCATTTCGGAGAGGATCCCGAACGCTGGGCAATCACCGGTCTCGTGCACGACTTCGACTACGAGCGGTTCCCCAACGAAGCCCATTCGCCGACCGAGGAGCACCCCGCCGAGGGGGTACGGATACTGAGAAGCCACGGCTTTCCCGAAGACATCCTCGAAGCGATCCTGGGACACGCGAACTACAGCGGCGTCGCGCGCGAAACGAGAATGGCGAAGACTCTTTTCGCCGTGGACGAGCTGACCGGCCTGATCACGGCGACGGCGCTGGTGCGTCCGAGCCGGAGCGTGCTGGAGGTCGAAGCGAAGTCGGTGCGCAAGAAGATGAAGGACAAGGCCTTCGCCCGGGGCGTGAGCCGCGACGACGTGATCAACGGTGCCGCCGATCTCGGCGTGGACCTTGACGAGCACATTTCCTTCGTGATCAGCGCGATGCAGTCCGTCGCGGCTGAAATCGGTTTGGCAGGGTCATAGCGTCGTGGTGCGTGTCTTCGACTCCACGTGGTATCCGCGCGGTCGCGCGGGGGGGAAGCATCGAGCGGTCAAATTCCGCGACGAGCATTTCCGCGCGGGCCTCCAATGACGTCGTCGCGATTCCGACGTTCTGGGTTTCAGCCTTAACGGGGGTGACGCCGAGCGCGCCTCAGTCCATCACGAACTCGCGCCTGAACGCGACGTCGAACGAGAATGTCTTGCGCTTGGTCTTCTGCTCGATCACGCCCGCGATCCGTTCCAGCCGCGCGGGGATCTCCATGATCTTCTGCTGCGCCTTGCGCCCCGTGTCGTTCAGCCCTTCGAGCGTGTCGATCGCCCAGAACTTGATCTGCTCTTCGACGATCTTCAGATAATCGCGCGGTCCGTAGATGCCGGCGCGGCGCACCACGTCGGCCAGCTCGCGGAAGTGCGGCATGCTGACTCCCGGCATTTCTATCGCCGGCATGATCTTCGCCGCCGATTCCAGCGCCTGGTTAGGATCACGCTTCAACACCTCGCGGAACACCGTACGGTAGAACGCGAAATGCCGGGCCTCCTCCTTCGCCACGTTCGCCAGCACCACTCCGATCGTCGGCTCGTACTCGGACGCAAGCTTGCCCGTGTTAGCGTGCGAGATCTGCGTTGCCCGCTCCTGCAGCGACGTATACACGAACACGCGGTACGGGTCCCTGTCCCAGTCCGGCGAGAACCCGGCGCGCAGATAGTCGAACTGCATCTTCTCCACTACGACCCGGTCGAAGACCTGCGCGTCGCGTGTGTAATCGTGCAGGATCAGCCCGTGTCTGTCTTCTTCCGCGGTCCACAGATTGGTCCAGTGGCGCCAGTGGCTCTCGTTGCCGAGATAGACCGCCAGAATGCGGTGGAAGTGTGGCAGCCCCTCCTCCGTCAGAAGATTCAGCGCGAGCGCGACGCGCGCGGGCGGGCTGATCCCCTCCGCTCGCTTCCTCAGCTCGCGGATGTGACGATCGGGATCCGTATCCGGCGCCGGATCCAGGATCTCGCTCGGAAACCACAGTACCCGCTTGGCCTCGTGCTGGGCCATGAGCTCGGCAACAAACGGCTCGAGATCCGCCAGGACCTCGATCCTGGAGAGCATTGCGGCGTCAGCCGTGTTAACGGTCACATCATCCCTTGAACGGTGTAACGGGCAGTTCCGGCCGCCGGGTGACCCGGACCCGGAAATAAATTATCGTCCGTAGCGGAAATTGCATCAACCGCGCCCAATCCGGCCACGGTTGCCAACTTCTACACCATCGGCGCCGATTCGGCCGCAAGCTCGGTCACTTCGCTGAGGGTGCGCTCGATCTGCCGGCGATGCCGCTCCTCGTGCTGCGCCACGAACAATCCCCACTGATACATGTCGAGCTCGCCCAGCAACGGATTGGGCCGCTTGATGGACTTGAGATCCAGTTCTGAAGCCGCCGAAAGCGTATCGCGAAGCCGCGCCCGCGCCACGGTCATCACCGTGAGCGACTCGGGAACGGGCGTGTTGTCATCCGGCGTGGTCGTCGGTGGCGCCGTGATCTTCTTCACGACCTCGGTCACCCTGAACCTGTCGAGGCTCGACATGATCGAATCGTCGGACTCGTCGCCACCGATCCCTTCTTCACGCGCCTTCGCGATGGCGCTCGAGACCATCCTGGCGACGATCTGCTCCACGATCGCCAGATGGGCCACGACTTCTGCCGCCGACCAGCACGCGCCACGCGGACGAATCATCGCCACGGCAGGATTGATGTCACCTGCGGTCGCGATGAGCGCGGCGCGCGTCTCATCCATGTACGCAAACAATTCCGTCAGCCGTTTCCGCATTTCAGCCACCCGCGTCCTCGATGATGGACAGAATCTCCGACATAATCGTCTTGCCCCTGTCACGCGCATACCAGGCGCGAATCAGAGGATATCGTTCGGGCTTCGGGAGCGCGAGACCCTCAGTCACCACCCACTCCTGCAGCGGGCCCGGCCGCGGCCCCCACCAGCCCTTCTCGGCGAAATCGTCATCGTAGACGATCACCACCGGAATGGACCTCGACCCGCGTGTCAGATGGGCATCCATCAGGTCACGATTGCTGTCTCTGCCGAGGAGGCGCAACTCGATGTTCGGCGCCGCTTCCTCGAGCCTGGCTACATACGGCAGGATGTTTACCGAGTCACCGCACCAGTCTTCATTCAGAACGAGGAGATGCCAGCGCGGACGCACCGCCTTCGCCCGATCTTCGGCTTCCGGGGTCAGCAACGCGCGCTTGAAGACCGCATTCCACATTTCGGAGTTTTCTTTCGGTCTCGCCAAGAGCTCGGCGAACGTGGATCCGGCGAGAAAGCGCTCCTTCAGCGTGAGCGGACGATCATCCACGCCGCATGTCCACGTGCCAGATGTCGTCTTCGGTGTACGGCTCGGTGACGCGCTGGAAACCGAGCCCCTCGTAGAACCGCTCCAGATACATCTGGGCCGCGATGCGGATCTCCTTTCCCCAGCCTTCGGACTCGATTCGCCCGATCGCCTCGCGCATCAACGCCTGGCCGGCGCCCGCCCCGCGAACGTCGGGATGCGTCACCACCCGCCCGATCGACGCTTCCGCGTACTTCACGCGCGGCGGGAAGAGCCGCGCGTACGCGATCAGCCGCCGCCTCCTGTCCTCCGTCACCCAGCCGAAGAGATGAGTCGCCTTCTGGTCGGACCCGTCGGCATCCATGTAAGGGCAGGTCTGCTCGACGACGAACACTCGCTGCCTGAGCTGCATCGCGGCATAGAGATCGTCGGGAGTCAGGTCCTGGAACGCCGTGCACTGCCAGGAGATGGCCGAAATGGGCGTTGCGGATTGTGGCGTCATTCCGTCGCGTGACAGGTGAAAGCTCAATATATGTCCGCGGGTCTTACCTGTTTGCCATGGGACGCGAATATTCTTCGGGTTGCCCCGCGCGAAAACCCCTTCGAAGCATCAGGCATGATTTTCAGAATTCTGGCCCGCATCGCAACCTGCGCGGCTCTTTCCGCCGTGGCCGCCGCCTGCGTGGCGTCCACCACCCGCGGCGTCCGTGTCGCGACGAAGGAAGCGGCTGGAACGCGGACAGGCGCAGAGCCGCTGGATGCCACGATCGGATTGCGTCTCGATCCGGCCATCGCGTCGCTGCTCGGCGAGATTTCACCCAGCCGGATTCGCCAGACCGATTCGATCCTCGTCGCCTTCGGGACGCGCCACACGATGGCCGACACGACGAGCGCGACACGAGGAATCGGTGCGGCACGACGGTTTCTCTTCGAACGGCTGAGCGGATACAGCCGCGACTGCAACGGCTGCCTTCGCGTCGAGTATGACCCGGCGATGATCGAGGTCACCCGCCATCCGCAGCGTCCCAGGGTGAATGTCGTCAACGTGCTCGCATGGCTTCCCGGACGCGACACCAGCCGCGTCATCGTCATTGGCGGGCATTACGATTCCTGCATCTGTAACGTGGACAGATTCGACTTCACGTCCGACGCACCGGGCGCTGACGACGACGGATCGGGGACTTCGGCGGTCGTGGAGCTCGCCCGCGTCTTCTCACAACGCTATCCCGGGGGATTGGAGGCAACTGTCGTCTTCGCGCTCTACTCCGGGGAGGAGCTCGGACTCCTCGGCTCGACGCACCTGGCTCAGCGGCTGCACGACTCCGGCTACAAAGTCGCCGCCGCGGTCACCAACGACATCGTCGGCAATGTCGTCGCCGACGATGGGCGCGTAGACTCGACAAGCGTGCGCGTTTTCGGCGCGGATCCCGACAATAGTCCCAGTCGCGAGCTGGCGCGTTACGCCTGGGCATCGGGCATGCTCTACAGTCCCGCATTCGCGGTGTATCCCGTCTTTCGTCTCGATCGGATTTCGCGGGGCGGTGACCATTCGCCGTTCGTGACTCACCGCGACGCGGGACTTCGCTTCACCGAGCGGCTCGAGAACTACAAGAGGCAGCATCTCCCGACGGACCGTCTCGCGGACGTGAATTTCGGCTATGTCGCGAACGTCGCGCGCCTCAACGCGGCCACACTCGGCGCCCTCGCAAGTGCGCCCCCCGTCCCCGACAGCGTGACGGCGAGACGCAACCAACCTTCCGGTGGCCAGAAGTGGATGCTCTCGTGGAAGCCCGTGCCGGGGGCCGTCGCGTACGAAGTTCTCGTCCGCCGTACCATCGCTCCCACGCATGAAAAACTCATTCGCGTCAACGGAGCGACATCGTATCTGCTGAGTGATCAGCTCGACGATCTGTGGGCCGGCGTTCGATCGGTGGGTGTCAACGGACACAGGTCTCTTACTGTCGTCGTTCCACCCCCGACCTTCGTGACCCGCTGAAACCGGTCGCCCGTCCCGGCCATCCGAGCATAGGCGGCGACTCACTGCCTCTCGTAGGACGCGCAGAAGAGCTGGCTCTCATCGCCGAGATCCTGCGCGACGCGGCGAAGGGAGCGGGCAGAACCCTGATTATTTCGGGTGAAGGCGGCGTCGGCAAGACTCGCATTCTCACCGCCGGCGCGGAACGGGCGCAGAAGGAAGGATGGAACGTCGTGCTCGGGCGCGCCTACGCGGTGGAGACCGGCATCCCGTACGCGTTGTTTTCCGACGCGCTTCTCCCGCTGCTTCGCAAGCTGGAACCGGGCGCCCTCTCC
It encodes:
- a CDS encoding thioredoxin family protein, which codes for MDDRPLTLKERFLAGSTFAELLARPKENSEMWNAVFKRALLTPEAEDRAKAVRPRWHLLVLNEDWCGDSVNILPYVARLEEAAPNIELRLLGRDSNRDLMDAHLTRGSRSIPVVIVYDDDFAEKGWWGPRPGPLQEWVVTEGLALPKPERYPLIRAWYARDRGKTIMSEILSIIEDAGG
- a CDS encoding GNAT family N-acetyltransferase, whose protein sequence is MTPQSATPISAISWQCTAFQDLTPDDLYAAMQLRQRVFVVEQTCPYMDADGSDQKATHLFGWVTEDRRRRLIAYARLFPPRVKYAEASIGRVVTHPDVRGAGAGQALMREAIGRIESEGWGKEIRIAAQMYLERFYEGLGFQRVTEPYTEDDIWHVDMRRG
- a CDS encoding M28 family peptidase, encoding MIFRILARIATCAALSAVAAACVASTTRGVRVATKEAAGTRTGAEPLDATIGLRLDPAIASLLGEISPSRIRQTDSILVAFGTRHTMADTTSATRGIGAARRFLFERLSGYSRDCNGCLRVEYDPAMIEVTRHPQRPRVNVVNVLAWLPGRDTSRVIVIGGHYDSCICNVDRFDFTSDAPGADDDGSGTSAVVELARVFSQRYPGGLEATVVFALYSGEELGLLGSTHLAQRLHDSGYKVAAAVTNDIVGNVVADDGRVDSTSVRVFGADPDNSPSRELARYAWASGMLYSPAFAVYPVFRLDRISRGGDHSPFVTHRDAGLRFTERLENYKRQHLPTDRLADVNFGYVANVARLNAATLGALASAPPVPDSVTARRNQPSGGQKWMLSWKPVPGAVAYEVLVRRTIAPTHEKLIRVNGATSYLLSDQLDDLWAGVRSVGVNGHRSLTVVVPPPTFVTR